TTTGTTGTAACTATGATATATAGATATCAATCAAGTCCAACACAATAGACCATCATATATAACATCCTTAAGACTTGAAAAGGACTAAGGAGTAGATATTTACCTTAGAAGGTGAAACCGTGACATAGAGTAGTGTGAAGTAAAAATGTCTTGCAGACTCCACCATGTAAGCTTAATATTTGGTTGCTTCAAAAAATGCAAAGGAAGTTGTGAGGCTCAATAACTTTTTAATCAATTCGAACATAATTTCAAGTTATCCTAAAGGTATTACGATTTCTTGTGATAAATCTAGTCTAGTGCCTAACTCGATCCAAGGAACCAAAAGCTagtaaggatagaaaacacatAGCGAAGAAGTACCGCATTATTATAGATATAGTGCGACAGAAGACATTAAGGTTATCAAGATTGCAATAAAAGATATTCTTGCTGATACTTTCATAAAGAGCTTTCCTGGTGGGATGTTTAATGGTCATGTGAAAGATATGAGAGTTAGATGCATCAAGACCTTCTTTGAGTATAAATGAGAGAAATAGACTAGGAATATgtttttgagtataagtgggagatggGTAGATCAATGTTATAGTAATATGTTCATGGACTTTAAATGCattgggttcaatttaattaagttATAAGTTAATTAAGAGAGGTCGAGTACAAATATCCTAGTACATGCCCATCCATATTGTATGAGAATCAGATGACAACAATGACTTAAGTCGAAGAAAAATGAAGGAAAagcaagaaagaaagaaaaatagatGAAAAACATAGAAAGAGAGCAATAAATGAAAGTGCAAAAGACAAGGGAGATCATTCGTATGGTGTCATAGCCACAAAGTGATACCAGAATATCCTCTATTGATTGAGTGATTTGGTTTGGAAACATATTTTAAAAGTTAAAATGGACTAGACCTCAAATGAGCAAACTCAAAATCATATGGACAGAGTGGTAAATTTCAATGAATCATCATCAAGatatgtttcaaaataataaCGTACACAATGTTCTTCTAATAACTAAAACatgacatttttatttttgaagtagcaacaacaacaataatgaATGGAAGATGACACAAAAAATCATAAACCAATGTAGCTTCAGCACTCATGAAGATGCCTACAAAGCTCTAGAGCCAGGAAGATCAACCCATTGGAGTTGAACTTGGAGCTCTCCACATTCAACATTTTTAAGCCTGAGGCACATGTCTTGCATAATCTTTCCATCCCTCCAAACAACACTGCTCTCTTCCACCAAGCAGTTGCTCCGGGAAGGCTGTATTGTCTTGATTCTTGTCCCGTTCGGCAGCCCTCTCGGTTGTATCTTCAACGCCTCCACGAATGGTTGTATGTCAAGCTCCGCGTTTCCCATCGAGTCGTCCATGCTGAACGTGTCGTGGTCGTATACTTCGATGAAAACTGGCTCCTCAGGATTAGTAACAGAAAGTGTCAAGTCCTCATTCCATTCAGGATTTACATCCTTTCTGATAACTCGAGTCTTCATCCTCTATATAATATGTAAACAACACATTAAACTAACATTTTGTAATAAAACAGATAAAAAAAAGACACTTGCAACACTGATGCACTATCTTTTAGCACTACAACACGTTAAACTACAATTTTGTAATAAAAAGGATAAAAAAACACATGTAATGTACGAATATATCAGGCACTAGATCCTTTCTAGTAGCACAAACAGCTGTTCACAAATTTACAAGGCATCCAATATAAGAAACTAAATAAtacttcctcggtaccggatatggatcctctgctgtgcaaTTTTGCACAGCAGCTCCTGCTGTTGCTCACaaagcaataaaaaaattaaataaattaaataaataaataaaataaatatatattattttatttgtgtattAGAAACAGCAGGAGCTGCTGTGCAAAAttgcacagcagaggatccataTCCCTCGGTACCACTCAAGATATCCatattcttgagtggcacgagattttaggagtaggTGGagtaattaaagaggtaaaaagttagttgaatattttaataagagagagatttatttctaaataaaGAAAGTAAATATCTTGACTCTTGAGGGACTAACTAAGAATGAAAGATGGACATTTTAAGTGGAACGGAAGAAATATATTgataatatactccatccgtcccatgttacttgaagcgtttcttttcggcacatgatttaagaaaattgtgtttattgagttaaataaagtagaggatgaaataaagtaagagaacgaagagagagtaaagtaaaagaaagaataaagtaggtgtgattagatgttttgtttttagctaaatagagaaatgactcaagtaacttgggacaacccaaaaaggaatacgactcaagtaacttgggacggaaggagtattataaatTCCGGAAATTTGACCAAAAATTCTAATTTTGAAGTCGattgaaaaataatactccctacgtcccatGATAGATGTCACActcttctttttagtttgtcccacaaaagatgtcataattttttttttggaaaaagttttcTCTCACATTAGTACAAATATATTGTTTTCTCTTTCCACCTAACACAAAAAACAATATCACCTAAAATCTCATGATAATTcccaagtgtgtcatctattatgagatggagggagtacaacgATTGAACTTTTGATTTGAGTTGATTTCATTTCTCCAAAAATGTCAGATTACGACCAAATCTGAACACTTATCTAAATCGGTTTGAGTTAATCACATGCAATTAAGACGATAACCTTTGGAAACAAAACATCATCCGATTTGACCACCTCGGATGTTATTAAATTTGTTAAATACTTCCTTAATAATCGTCCACTTCAATTTtcacacaaattttaaaatatgcaAAAGAACCATAATTTTATCAGACTTAGGAGGTGTTTGGATAGATTCGAATTGCatgattgaaaaaataatataattttttcataCATTTGATTTACATGCACATAATTCAATCAAAATCCTCTATATTGATTTTGTCTGTCCCGaatttttagatttttgcacaaataaatgaaaaaaattcggTTTTTACATTTTAGATTTACAACAAAAACAATCCTTTCAATCTTGCAAAGTAATTAgtcaatccaaactcaacactaaataaataaaataagtgtaTACC
This sequence is a window from Salvia splendens isolate huo1 chromosome 5, SspV2, whole genome shotgun sequence. Protein-coding genes within it:
- the LOC121803365 gene encoding protein C2-DOMAIN ABA-RELATED 4-like; the protein is MDKMLGLVRIRIKRGLNLAVRDVRSSDPYVVVRMGTQRMKTRVIRKDVNPEWNEDLTLSVTNPEEPVFIEVYDHDTFSMDDSMGNAELDIQPFVEALKIQPRGLPNGTRIKTIQPSRSNCLVEESSVVWRDGKIMQDMCLRLKNVECGELQVQLQWVDLPGSRAL